One genomic segment of Amycolatopsis sp. WQ 127309 includes these proteins:
- a CDS encoding SDR family oxidoreductase produces the protein MKYLGKKAVVTGGTHGMGLAVVRALLDGGAEVLLTGRDVSSSRGKLPGKAHLLSSDAASLADIDTLGTVAAETLGELDLVFVNVGFATLTPYETATPEVYDRTFDVNTKGAYFTAQRLAGLVRPGGSFVFTTSVAAEAGIAGMGPYSAAKAAVRSFARTYAAELAPRGIRVNVVSPGYTDTPTMGVTGVPASVLAAFKATGDEVTPLKRHATAEEVATAVLFLAFDATFTTGADLPVDGGLGQRLTLPA, from the coding sequence GTGAAGTACCTGGGAAAGAAGGCCGTCGTCACCGGCGGCACGCACGGGATGGGCCTGGCGGTGGTCCGCGCGCTGCTCGACGGCGGCGCGGAGGTGCTGCTGACCGGCCGCGACGTCTCGTCGTCGCGCGGAAAGCTGCCGGGCAAAGCTCACCTGCTGTCCTCGGACGCGGCCAGCCTGGCCGACATCGACACGCTGGGCACGGTCGCCGCGGAGACGCTCGGCGAGCTGGACCTGGTGTTCGTCAACGTCGGTTTCGCGACCTTGACGCCGTACGAAACGGCGACGCCCGAGGTCTACGACCGCACGTTCGACGTCAACACCAAGGGCGCGTACTTCACGGCGCAGCGCTTGGCGGGCCTGGTGCGGCCCGGGGGTTCGTTCGTGTTCACGACGTCGGTCGCGGCGGAGGCGGGGATCGCCGGCATGGGCCCGTACTCGGCGGCGAAGGCGGCGGTCCGGTCGTTCGCCCGGACGTACGCGGCCGAGCTGGCCCCGCGCGGGATCCGGGTGAACGTGGTCAGCCCGGGTTACACGGATACGCCGACGATGGGTGTGACCGGTGTCCCCGCGTCCGTCCTGGCCGCGTTCAAGGCCACAGGCGACGAGGTGACGCCGTTGAAGCGCCACGCGACCGCGGAGGAGGTGGCGACGGCGGTGCTGTTCCTGGCCTTCGACGCGACGTTCACCACGGGCGCGGACCTCCCGGTGGACGGCGGCCTCGGTCAGCGTCTGACCCTGCCCGCCTAA
- a CDS encoding NAD(P)H-dependent oxidoreductase, which produces MNVLWVFAHPEPRSLSGALRDDGLRTLKQLGHDVRESDLYAMKWNPVVDADDFGAAAGDERLVVGATSARAYAGGELSADIVAEHEKLAWADAVVVQFPLWWYGMPAILKGWFDRVFVKGFGYGVRAGDGRTLRYGEGRLAGKRAMVVLSAGAREPALGPRGINGPLNDILFPLHHGTLFYAGMAVLPPVAVYGADRVSPAEFAESQDRLRTRLSTLDTAEPLGFRTQNGGDYDDDLVLRPAHAPGGTGLAIHLG; this is translated from the coding sequence ATGAACGTCTTGTGGGTATTCGCGCATCCCGAGCCGCGCTCGCTGAGCGGGGCCCTCCGCGACGACGGGCTCCGGACGCTCAAACAGCTAGGTCACGACGTCCGGGAGTCGGACCTGTACGCGATGAAGTGGAACCCGGTCGTGGACGCGGACGACTTCGGCGCGGCAGCCGGGGACGAGCGGCTGGTCGTCGGGGCGACGTCCGCCCGCGCGTACGCCGGTGGTGAGCTGAGCGCGGACATCGTGGCCGAGCACGAAAAGCTGGCCTGGGCGGACGCCGTCGTCGTGCAGTTCCCGTTGTGGTGGTACGGCATGCCGGCGATCCTCAAGGGCTGGTTCGACCGGGTGTTCGTGAAGGGTTTCGGCTACGGCGTCCGCGCCGGGGACGGCCGCACGCTCCGCTACGGCGAAGGCAGGCTCGCGGGCAAACGCGCGATGGTGGTCCTGAGCGCGGGCGCCCGCGAACCCGCCCTCGGCCCGCGCGGGATCAACGGTCCGCTGAACGACATCCTCTTCCCGCTGCACCACGGGACGCTGTTCTACGCGGGGATGGCGGTCCTGCCCCCGGTCGCGGTGTACGGCGCGGACCGCGTGTCGCCGGCGGAGTTCGCCGAGTCCCAAGACCGGCTGCGCACGCGACTGTCCACCTTGGACACCGCGGAGCCACTGGGGTTCCGCACCCAGAACGGCGGCGACTACGACGACGACCTCGTCCTCCGCCCCGCCCACGCGCCCGGCGGCACCGGCCTCGCCATCCACCTCGGCTGA
- a CDS encoding GlxA family transcriptional regulator, with amino-acid sequence MAEFTHPERHHVAVLVRHGMLVMELGIVHRLFGQARSAAGEPLYEVVTCALEPGLVRTDSDFTIPVDRGPEVIAEADTVIVPASRAEYEPMARVLTPALEAALELIPAGARIASICTGAFVLAAAGLLDGRPATTHWRSAEELQERFPEVRVDPCVLYTEDGNVLTSAGVASGIDLVLHMIRRDHGAAVANEVARGTVVSPHREGGQAQFVRRPVPEPRTSSTKAARAWALENLHRPLTLRELAAREAMSTRTFTRRFREEVGISALQWLTQQRVERARQLLEESDLPVDRVAAEAGFGTAASLRQHFQAALGVSPSAYRGTFRGELAAQAG; translated from the coding sequence ATGGCCGAATTCACGCACCCCGAGCGTCACCACGTCGCCGTGCTGGTCCGGCACGGCATGCTCGTGATGGAGCTCGGCATCGTCCACCGCCTGTTCGGGCAGGCCCGCTCGGCGGCGGGCGAGCCGCTGTACGAGGTCGTGACCTGCGCACTCGAGCCGGGACTGGTCCGCACCGACTCCGACTTCACCATCCCGGTCGACCGCGGCCCGGAGGTCATCGCCGAGGCCGACACGGTGATCGTCCCGGCGTCCCGCGCCGAGTACGAGCCCATGGCGCGGGTGCTGACGCCGGCCCTCGAGGCCGCGCTGGAGCTGATCCCGGCGGGCGCGCGGATCGCGTCGATCTGCACGGGCGCGTTCGTGCTCGCCGCGGCCGGCCTGCTCGACGGCCGCCCGGCCACCACGCACTGGCGCTCCGCCGAGGAGCTCCAGGAGCGGTTCCCCGAGGTCCGGGTCGACCCGTGCGTGCTCTACACCGAAGACGGCAACGTGCTGACGTCCGCCGGGGTCGCCTCCGGGATCGACCTGGTGCTGCACATGATCCGCCGCGACCACGGCGCGGCCGTCGCCAACGAGGTCGCCCGCGGCACGGTCGTGTCCCCGCACCGCGAAGGCGGCCAGGCCCAGTTCGTCCGGCGGCCGGTGCCCGAGCCGCGGACGTCGTCGACCAAGGCCGCCCGCGCGTGGGCGCTGGAGAACCTGCACCGGCCGCTGACGCTGCGCGAGCTCGCCGCCCGCGAGGCCATGAGCACCCGCACGTTCACCCGCCGCTTCCGCGAGGAGGTCGGCATCTCGGCGCTGCAATGGCTTACGCAGCAACGGGTCGAGCGCGCCCGCCAGCTCCTGGAGGAGTCGGACCTGCCGGTCGACCGCGTCGCGGCCGAAGCCGGTTTCGGCACGGCGGCGTCCCTGCGCCAGCACTTCCAGGCCGCACTCGGCGTGTCACCGAGCGCTTACCGCGGCACGTTCCGCGGCGAACTGGCCGCGCAGGCCGGCTGA
- a CDS encoding sigma-70 family RNA polymerase sigma factor produces the protein MDELAERFEAERGRLRGLAHRMLGSAAEADDAVQEAWLRLSRADGVDNVAAWLTTVVARVCLDALRSRKARREDPVELLPEPAADADPAGEVELADSVGRALLVVLDALGPAERVAFVLHDLFAVPFDRIAPVLDRTPVAAKKLASRARHRVRGTSPLPATDLARHRRVVDAFLTAARGGDLGELLAVLAPDVVRRADAAALPVGAPLEVRGARAVAEETQVFGKRAYFAEPALIDGFVGVVVAPRGRLTLALLVTIEGERVAGYDVVADPARLAALRITLVTAARLRPEPAPAG, from the coding sequence ATGGACGAGCTGGCGGAACGGTTCGAGGCCGAGCGCGGCAGGCTGCGCGGGCTGGCGCACCGGATGCTGGGCTCCGCGGCCGAGGCGGACGACGCGGTCCAGGAGGCTTGGCTGCGGCTGAGCCGGGCAGACGGCGTCGACAACGTCGCGGCCTGGCTGACCACGGTCGTCGCCCGCGTGTGTCTCGACGCGCTGCGCTCGCGCAAGGCGCGCCGGGAGGACCCGGTCGAGCTGCTGCCCGAGCCGGCCGCCGACGCCGACCCGGCGGGCGAGGTGGAGCTGGCCGACTCGGTGGGCCGCGCGCTGCTCGTGGTGCTCGACGCGCTGGGCCCCGCCGAACGGGTCGCGTTCGTGCTGCACGACCTGTTCGCGGTGCCGTTCGACCGGATCGCGCCGGTGCTGGACCGCACGCCGGTGGCGGCGAAGAAGCTCGCCAGCCGCGCGCGGCACCGCGTCCGGGGCACGTCTCCCCTGCCCGCCACCGACCTCGCCCGGCACCGCCGGGTCGTCGACGCGTTCCTGACCGCGGCCCGCGGCGGCGACCTCGGCGAGCTGCTCGCGGTACTGGCCCCGGACGTCGTCCGCCGCGCCGACGCGGCCGCGTTGCCGGTCGGCGCGCCGCTCGAAGTCCGCGGCGCCCGCGCGGTGGCGGAGGAGACGCAGGTGTTCGGCAAGCGGGCGTACTTCGCGGAACCGGCGCTGATCGACGGCTTCGTCGGCGTGGTCGTGGCCCCACGCGGCCGGCTGACGCTCGCGTTGCTGGTGACGATCGAGGGAGAGCGGGTGGCCGGCTACGACGTGGTCGCCGACCCGGCGCGGCTGGCGGCGCTGCGGATCACCTTGGTCACCGCAGCACGACTTCGACCGGAACCGGCCCCGGCGGGATGA
- a CDS encoding alkene reductase, translated as MSLLTPADLGDWRLPNRVVLAPTTRARGRVPTDLHAEYYAQRASAGLVITEGTWVSDRAVGFPDVPGVHTEEQVAGWRRVTDVVHALGGRIVLQLWHTGAVSHAEFLGARPAGPSAVDPAESVHTPSGRRPTVTPREMSAGEIERTVEDYRTAAGNARRAGFDGVEVAAHGVYLLAQFLHPRLNRRRDAYGGSAQARRKLVLDVVDAVAGAGIAVGVRLAPYWTGGLFTVDDGVRADLDELVRELGSLAYLHLRGPDTGPDFAAFARYRRLFDGPLIVNNGFDRDSGNAVVEAGIADAVSYARHFVANPDLVTRFALGRDLAAGDPATYYCGGVDGYLCHG; from the coding sequence ATGAGCTTGCTGACCCCGGCCGACCTGGGCGACTGGCGCCTGCCGAACCGCGTGGTGCTGGCGCCGACGACCCGCGCCCGCGGCCGCGTGCCCACGGACCTGCACGCCGAGTACTACGCGCAGCGTGCGAGCGCCGGGCTCGTCATCACCGAGGGGACCTGGGTGAGCGACCGGGCCGTCGGCTTCCCGGACGTGCCCGGGGTGCACACCGAGGAGCAGGTCGCCGGGTGGCGGCGGGTCACGGACGTCGTGCACGCGCTCGGCGGCCGGATCGTGCTGCAGCTGTGGCACACCGGCGCGGTGTCGCACGCGGAGTTCCTCGGCGCGCGGCCGGCGGGGCCGTCCGCGGTCGATCCGGCGGAGTCCGTGCACACGCCCAGCGGCCGGCGGCCCACGGTGACGCCGCGGGAGATGAGCGCCGGCGAGATCGAGCGGACCGTCGAGGACTACCGGACGGCGGCCGGGAACGCCCGGCGCGCCGGGTTCGACGGCGTCGAGGTCGCCGCGCACGGCGTCTACCTGCTCGCGCAGTTCCTGCACCCGCGGCTGAACCGGCGCCGCGACGCGTACGGCGGTTCGGCGCAGGCCCGGCGGAAGCTGGTGCTGGACGTCGTCGACGCCGTGGCCGGTGCCGGGATCGCCGTGGGCGTGCGGCTCGCGCCGTACTGGACCGGGGGACTGTTCACTGTGGACGATGGTGTCCGGGCCGACCTCGACGAGCTGGTCCGCGAACTGGGCTCGCTCGCCTACCTGCACCTGCGCGGACCGGACACGGGCCCGGACTTCGCCGCCTTCGCGCGTTATCGGCGGCTGTTCGACGGACCGCTGATCGTCAACAACGGCTTCGACCGGGACTCGGGAAACGCCGTGGTCGAGGCCGGGATCGCCGACGCCGTCTCCTACGCCCGGCACTTCGTCGCGAACCCGGACCTGGTGACGCGGTTCGCGCTCGGCCGCGACCTCGCCGCCGGCGACCCGGCGACGTACTACTGCGGCGGGGTCGACGGATACCTGTGCCACGGCTGA
- a CDS encoding VOC family protein yields MYEVDFVEFPSTSSAASGRFFEHAFGWAVTPYGPEYADVRAAGITFGFQADAAAQAPAPLVTIRTDDLAAARTAVEAAGGVVTVEPFGFPGGRRFHFREPGGSELALWCPEE; encoded by the coding sequence ATGTACGAAGTCGACTTCGTCGAGTTCCCGTCCACGTCGTCCGCGGCGTCGGGCCGGTTCTTCGAGCACGCGTTCGGGTGGGCGGTCACGCCGTACGGCCCGGAGTACGCGGACGTCCGCGCGGCCGGGATCACCTTCGGGTTCCAGGCGGACGCGGCCGCGCAAGCCCCCGCGCCCCTCGTCACGATCCGCACGGACGACCTCGCGGCCGCCCGCACCGCCGTCGAGGCCGCCGGTGGGGTGGTCACGGTCGAGCCGTTCGGTTTCCCCGGCGGGCGGCGGTTCCACTTCCGCGAGCCGGGCGGGAGCGAGCTGGCCCTCTGGTGTCCGGAGGAGTGA
- a CDS encoding C40 family peptidase: protein MTTKPTSWARGAALRGLVALPLVAGLVTAGWLLADRTPEPAPAAAPPLPTAAGAASGPSVLEVSAPVKAQEPGQGASGAGGKTPLQQWADQLAGPLDIPANALIGYANGELALRGEDPSCHLSWVTLAGVGSAASNHGRGGGSLLGLSAAQFKKYGASIPGVAKPAADDPSSASVAAGRSLCAGGTDLGAGAGWWKAIASYHPGGEAELFRQRVLGTAQLYATLSLDPARAGTPSVQAARFALGQLGLPYVWGGNGPDAGAAGFDCSGLTKASYDSAGVALPRTADSQFRAIPAVPPSQEPRLGDLVFYGSPATRIHHVGLYLGNGLMINAPTEGQAIQIHTYHSKGDDYAGAGRPA, encoded by the coding sequence GTGACGACCAAGCCGACTTCCTGGGCTCGTGGTGCGGCCCTGCGCGGCCTCGTCGCGCTCCCGCTCGTCGCCGGGCTGGTCACGGCGGGCTGGCTGCTGGCGGACCGCACCCCGGAGCCCGCACCGGCCGCCGCGCCGCCGCTGCCGACGGCCGCCGGCGCGGCGTCGGGCCCGTCGGTCCTCGAGGTGAGCGCACCGGTGAAGGCCCAGGAGCCGGGTCAGGGCGCGTCCGGCGCGGGCGGCAAGACCCCGCTGCAGCAGTGGGCCGACCAGCTGGCCGGGCCCCTCGACATCCCCGCGAACGCGCTCATCGGCTACGCCAACGGCGAGCTGGCGCTGCGCGGCGAAGACCCGTCGTGCCACCTGTCGTGGGTCACGCTCGCCGGCGTCGGCTCGGCCGCGTCGAACCACGGCCGCGGCGGCGGGAGCCTGCTCGGGCTGTCGGCGGCGCAGTTCAAGAAGTACGGCGCGAGCATCCCGGGCGTCGCGAAGCCCGCCGCGGACGACCCCAGCTCGGCGTCGGTCGCGGCCGGCCGGTCGCTCTGCGCGGGCGGCACCGACCTCGGCGCCGGCGCGGGCTGGTGGAAGGCGATCGCGAGCTACCACCCGGGCGGCGAGGCGGAGCTGTTCCGCCAGCGCGTGCTCGGCACGGCCCAGCTGTACGCGACGCTCTCGCTCGACCCGGCCCGCGCGGGCACCCCGTCGGTCCAGGCGGCCCGGTTCGCCCTCGGCCAGCTCGGCCTCCCGTACGTCTGGGGCGGCAACGGCCCGGACGCGGGCGCGGCCGGCTTCGACTGCTCGGGCCTGACGAAGGCGTCGTACGACAGCGCGGGCGTCGCGCTGCCGCGCACGGCCGACAGCCAGTTCCGCGCGATCCCGGCGGTCCCGCCGTCGCAGGAGCCGCGCCTGGGCGACCTGGTGTTCTACGGCAGCCCGGCGACCCGCATCCACCACGTCGGCCTGTACCTGGGCAACGGCCTGATGATCAACGCGCCGACCGAGGGCCAGGCCATCCAGATCCACACGTACCACTCGAAGGGCGACGACTACGCGGGCGCGGGCCGCCCCGCCTGA
- a CDS encoding biotin--[acetyl-CoA-carboxylase] ligase, whose translation MPEIDAARLSAALKDRYAKIDVVDTTGSTNADLRKAVDDGAADRTVLLAETQTAGVGRRARSWSSPKGAGLYLSVALRPSGVSFAALGSLSVVAGLAVRAAAAGLGVDAVLKWPNDVLVGGAKCAGILAEAVGGTDPSIVLGIGLNVLPLGDVRPGPGGLPATSLAEHGATTTDRTDVAIALLTEFDDLERRWRYAAGDLTEAGLLGDYRAHCATLGQDVEVQLPDGTSLVGRAADIDAAGQLQVDMAGGQRHTVFAGDVVHVRPA comes from the coding sequence ATGCCTGAGATCGACGCCGCCCGCCTGAGCGCGGCGCTCAAGGACCGCTACGCGAAGATCGACGTCGTCGACACGACCGGGTCCACCAACGCCGACCTGCGCAAAGCCGTCGACGACGGCGCCGCGGACCGGACCGTGCTGCTGGCCGAGACGCAGACCGCGGGGGTCGGCAGGCGCGCCCGGAGCTGGAGTTCGCCGAAGGGCGCGGGGCTGTACCTGAGCGTCGCGCTGCGGCCCTCCGGCGTGTCGTTCGCGGCGCTCGGGTCACTGTCCGTCGTCGCCGGGCTCGCCGTCCGCGCGGCCGCCGCCGGTCTCGGCGTCGACGCCGTGCTGAAGTGGCCGAACGACGTCCTCGTCGGCGGCGCGAAGTGCGCCGGCATCCTCGCGGAGGCCGTCGGCGGCACCGATCCCTCGATCGTGCTCGGGATCGGGCTCAACGTCCTGCCGCTCGGCGACGTCCGGCCGGGGCCCGGCGGGCTGCCCGCGACGTCGCTCGCCGAGCACGGCGCCACGACCACCGACCGCACCGACGTCGCCATCGCGCTGCTCACGGAGTTCGACGACCTCGAACGGCGCTGGCGCTACGCGGCCGGCGACCTCACCGAAGCCGGCCTGCTCGGGGACTACCGCGCCCACTGCGCGACCCTCGGCCAGGACGTCGAGGTGCAGCTGCCGGACGGGACGTCCCTCGTCGGCCGAGCGGCCGACATCGACGCCGCGGGGCAGCTCCAGGTCGACATGGCGGGCGGTCAGCGGCACACCGTGTTCGCGGGTGACGTGGTGCACGTCCGCCCGGCCTGA
- a CDS encoding PH domain-containing protein, whose amino-acid sequence MAYPDDLLSEQEHVVVHSHPHFKMLIFPTLALLVTLGAGTWLAILARDAGSPWNTVGLIAIGVVALVLVVWLFLTPFVRWRTTHFIVTTDRLIAREGVLKRTGIDIPMSRINSVQFEHGLLDRVFGCGTLIIESASHEPLRFEDIPHVERVHTVIYREVNDNPNDDYHAPAPQQTEPLPPQPRGDRRR is encoded by the coding sequence GTGGCTTATCCGGACGATTTGCTCAGCGAGCAAGAGCACGTCGTGGTGCACAGTCACCCGCACTTCAAGATGCTGATCTTCCCGACGCTCGCGCTGCTGGTCACCCTGGGCGCGGGCACCTGGCTCGCGATCCTCGCGAGGGACGCCGGCTCGCCGTGGAACACGGTCGGGCTGATCGCCATCGGGGTGGTCGCTCTCGTGCTGGTCGTGTGGCTGTTCCTCACGCCGTTCGTGCGCTGGCGCACCACCCACTTCATCGTGACGACCGACCGCCTCATCGCCCGCGAGGGTGTGCTGAAGCGCACCGGCATCGACATCCCGATGAGCCGCATCAACAGCGTCCAGTTCGAGCACGGCCTGCTCGACCGGGTCTTCGGCTGCGGCACGCTGATCATCGAGTCGGCGTCGCACGAGCCGCTGCGGTTCGAGGACATCCCGCACGTCGAGCGGGTGCACACGGTGATCTACCGCGAGGTCAACGACAACCCGAACGACGACTACCACGCGCCGGCGCCCCAGCAGACCGAGCCGTTGCCGCCGCAACCGCGCGGCGACCGACGACGCTGA
- a CDS encoding hydroxymethylglutaryl-CoA lyase, which produces MGTRELGLPERVPAAGELPERVTIWEVGPRDGLQNEKTIVPVEVKLEFLDRLAAAGLTTLEATSFVHPKWVPQLADAERLLAGLDRRDGVRYPVLVPNERGLDRALEAGVEHIAIFASATETFARKNLNSSLDEQFAMFEPVVTRAREAGLDVRGYLSMCFGDPWEGVVPAKQVAGAGRRLLELGCTQLSLGDTIGVATAGQVETLIGLFGDVGTLAVHFHDTYGQALANTLAALRCGVSTVDSSAGGLGGCPYAESATGNLATEDLVWMLDGLGVAHGVDLAALVATSTWMAGQLGRPSPSRVVAALS; this is translated from the coding sequence ATGGGCACGCGTGAACTGGGCCTGCCGGAACGGGTCCCCGCCGCGGGTGAATTACCGGAGCGGGTCACGATCTGGGAGGTCGGCCCGCGGGACGGCCTCCAGAACGAGAAGACGATCGTCCCGGTCGAGGTCAAGCTGGAGTTCCTCGACCGGCTCGCCGCCGCGGGCCTGACGACGCTGGAGGCGACCAGCTTCGTGCACCCGAAGTGGGTGCCGCAGCTGGCCGACGCCGAGCGGCTGCTGGCCGGGCTGGACCGCCGCGACGGCGTCCGCTACCCGGTGCTGGTGCCGAACGAGCGCGGCCTGGACCGCGCCCTCGAAGCCGGCGTCGAGCACATCGCGATCTTCGCGAGCGCGACGGAGACGTTCGCGCGCAAGAACCTCAACTCCTCACTCGACGAGCAGTTCGCGATGTTCGAGCCGGTGGTCACGCGGGCCCGCGAGGCCGGGCTGGACGTCCGTGGCTACCTGTCGATGTGCTTCGGCGACCCGTGGGAAGGCGTCGTGCCGGCGAAGCAGGTCGCCGGCGCGGGCCGCCGGCTGCTGGAGCTGGGCTGCACGCAGCTCTCGCTCGGCGACACCATCGGCGTCGCGACGGCGGGGCAGGTCGAGACGCTGATCGGGCTGTTCGGCGATGTCGGTACTTTGGCCGTGCACTTCCACGACACCTACGGTCAGGCTCTGGCCAACACCCTCGCGGCGCTCCGATGTGGAGTGTCTACTGTGGATTCGTCGGCGGGCGGCCTCGGGGGCTGCCCATACGCCGAGTCGGCCACCGGCAACCTCGCCACCGAGGACCTCGTGTGGATGCTGGACGGGCTCGGCGTCGCCCACGGCGTCGACCTGGCCGCCCTGGTGGCGACCAGTACGTGGATGGCGGGACAGCTCGGCCGCCCGAGCCCGTCCCGGGTGGTCGCCGCGCTGAGCTGA
- a CDS encoding TNT domain-containing protein: MTEPSEAGSEPVEVDLDPDLDTGPIRLPGYGLTDSGAFEEAPTPPSGSPAPWPHAVSPLLPPYPLPPAPPAPAGPPPPVAGPPMSPGSPTPLPPLGSPRTERESVVALFLVHMFPIGHLPIAMDKPALQLPLPDDPDGFPPNDHPDARLIFDDQALTNVTAGFRRSPTAAPLPVPRYVTADYVPYAHATQAVWIRRFVLGDGPLGPEYAWPPGEQYPDGSLYRAVPVMVPVDTVLDRFGPAYGRVFAADGTPFGERSLPPGTRDAEYRRYVVVRKVPMWRSESAHWFGQVGGGTRYRALLGADELVTLGYLAEAKGEDA; this comes from the coding sequence GTGACCGAGCCTTCCGAGGCGGGCTCCGAGCCGGTCGAGGTCGACCTCGACCCGGATCTGGATACCGGGCCGATCCGGCTGCCCGGCTACGGCTTGACGGACTCGGGCGCGTTCGAAGAGGCGCCGACGCCGCCTTCGGGCAGCCCCGCGCCGTGGCCGCACGCGGTGTCGCCGCTGCTGCCGCCGTACCCGCTGCCCCCGGCCCCGCCGGCACCCGCCGGCCCGCCACCGCCGGTCGCGGGCCCGCCGATGAGCCCGGGCTCGCCCACGCCGCTGCCGCCGCTCGGCTCGCCGCGCACGGAACGGGAAAGCGTTGTCGCGCTGTTCCTGGTCCACATGTTCCCGATCGGGCACCTGCCGATCGCGATGGACAAGCCCGCGTTGCAGCTGCCGCTGCCCGACGACCCGGACGGCTTCCCGCCCAACGACCACCCGGACGCCCGGCTGATCTTCGACGACCAGGCCCTCACCAACGTCACCGCGGGGTTCCGCCGGTCGCCGACCGCGGCGCCGCTGCCGGTCCCGCGGTACGTCACCGCGGACTACGTGCCGTACGCGCACGCGACGCAGGCCGTGTGGATCCGCCGGTTCGTCCTCGGTGACGGCCCGCTCGGGCCCGAGTACGCCTGGCCGCCGGGTGAGCAGTACCCCGACGGCAGCCTGTACCGCGCGGTGCCGGTGATGGTCCCGGTCGACACCGTGCTCGACCGCTTCGGACCGGCGTACGGGCGCGTTTTCGCCGCCGACGGCACACCGTTCGGGGAACGCTCGCTGCCGCCGGGCACGCGCGACGCCGAGTACCGGCGGTACGTCGTCGTGCGCAAGGTGCCCATGTGGCGCTCGGAATCGGCGCACTGGTTCGGTCAGGTCGGCGGTGGCACCCGGTACCGGGCCCTGCTGGGAGCGGACGAACTCGTCACCCTCGGCTACCTGGCCGAGGCCAAGGGGGAGGACGCATGA